The genomic interval GGCTAAATGTATTGATCGATTGCGTGAAATTATGGAATGGGAAAAAGGACAATTTAAGGTCATTTCGAAAAATAAAATACGTGTAAAAGGAATTTCTTGCAGCTGGAAAAATTCTACTATTGGTCCAGCTGTTAGTTCAGGCGTGGTACTCACCTTTAATTCAGATGGAAGCATTAATCTAATGTCTGGATTAGTTGAAATAGGCACGGGAACCAAAACAGTTTTGGCACAAATATTAGCAGAGCAAATGAAGATGAGCGTTGATAGAATACATGTGCGAATGACGGTTGATACACAAACAGAGCCAGAACATTGGAAGACAGTGGCAAGTAGAGGGACATTAATGGCAGGAAGAGCTGTGATGGCTGCAGCAGACGATGCCATCCGAAAACTAAAGAAAATCGGAGCTATTGTGTTAAGAGTACCAGAAGATGATTTAGAAGTAGGGAATGAAACAGTTTTTTTAAGGGATAATCCGAAACAATCCATTCCATTTAAAGATATTGTGTATGGCTATACCTATCCAAATGGAAATTCCATTGGCGGACAAATCATTGCAAATGGTAGTTACACACTTACTGGTTTAACCAATTTAGATCGAGAAACTGGGGCAGGCAATCCAGGTCCTGAATGGGCAGTAGCAGCCCAAGGGGTTGAAGTGGAGATGGATACGAAAACATTTAGGTATAAGATTTTAAAAGCGATAACCGTCGTTGATTTAGGAGAAGTGCTTAATTATAAAGCAGCACTTGGTCAAATCAAAGGTGCAATGAGTATGGGCATTGCTTGGGCTGGCCGGGAAGCATTTTATTTTGATGAAAACGGCCGAGTATTAAACCCCCAATTACGAACCTACAGACCATTACGATATGGTGAGCATCCGGAGTATGAGGTTGATATTATAAAAACCCCACATTTAGAGGCACCATTTGGGGCTAGGGGTGCAGGGGAGCATGGGTTGGTTGGTATTCCGGCAGCGTTAGGAAATGCCCTTTCTCTCGCCATTAACTCCGAGTTGAAAAGTTTACCACTAACACCAGAATCTATTTGGAGACAGCAGAAGGAGGCGCATGATGGCATTTGAGTATATACCAGCTTCCTCCATAGAACAAGCTACAAAAAAATATGCAGAGATGAAGGCGCAAAATAAAAAACCTGCCTATTATGCAGGCGGGACAGAGATTATTACATTAAGGAGAATCAATCAATTAAATGTGGATTTCACGATTGATGTAAAACAAATAGCTGCATGTAATGTACATCAGGTTGATGAAGAGTACCTTGTGATCGGTTCCTGTATCACGTTGACAGATGTGGAAGAGCTCAATTATTTTCCATTATTAACAAGGGTTTGTAAGGAGATTGCCGATCGAACGGCAAGGAATAAGATAACGGTCGGTGGGAATATTTGTGGGCATATTTTTTATCGAGAAGCAGTATTGCCATTTCTTTTAACGGATAGTGTATTCGTTCTTGCTAGTGAAAATGGAATAAGAACGGAATATATTCATGATGTGTTTGAGGAACAGTTATTGCTTCAGGACGGAGAATTATTGGTGCAGGCATTTATTGAGAAAAAATATTTATCTCAAGAATATATAGCGATAAAAGTGAGGCAGCACTGGGAGACAGGATATCCATTAATTACAGTTGCAGCATTAAAAATAGATGGTCAAATTAGAGTCGCAATCAGTGGTTTATGTACATTTCCTTTTCGAGCTTTTGAAGTCGAGCGCATTATAAATAATCAAACGATGAATAAAGAACAACGAATCACATTAGCCTTAAACCATCTTCCTTCTCCCATTCTTGATGATGTAGAAGGATCAGCTGAATATCGTTTGTTTGTACTGGCTGATCTTATAGAAAAAATAATTAATCGATTGGAGGGAGTGTAAGTGACAGAAAGTGGGCCGAATTTAGTAATAGTAAGATTACGAGTAAATGAAGAAAATCATATTGCGGTCATACCTCCATCGAAAACATTACTAGCTACATTACGGGAAAACCTATTTTTAACCGGTGCAAAGGCAGGCTGTTTTAATGGAGATTGTGGCGCATGTACCACTATTATAGATGGAATGCCGATGAAATCCTGCTTAATGCTTGCAGTAGAAGCACAAGGAAAGGAGATTATTACAATTGAAGGACTGAAAAATAGTCCACTCCAAGAAGCCTTTATCGAAGAGTTTGCCTTTCAGTGTGGCTATTGCACGCCTGGATTTATCATGAATGGGCATGCCCTTCTCCTTAATGAAGCAAATCCGAGTAAAGTAAAGATAAAAGAATGGCTGGAGTCCAATATATGTCGTTGCACGAGTTATGAGGAAATCGAAGCAGCGGTATACAAAGCAATCGCGAAACAAAAGAAATAAAAAACAACCTCCTGCAAACACGTTTGCAGGAGGTTGTTTTTACAATTTTTGCTGTGTATTTTGTTTATTTAACGCATCTTCTTCATTCGTTTCAGCCATTCCATACAAACCATTCATTTCTTGTTCATCAGCATCTAATCCTAATTGGTTTTGTTGATTAGTAGCTTTCGTATCTTGATTCTTCATTCCTATCTCTCCTTTCAAGTGCAGTTCACTGCCTAGTTTGTGGAAAAATAGAAATTATATGTGAGAAAAAGAACAAACTTATTTTGGAATATGCTTTTTTATACGCTCAAAAACTGATTTTAAGAGAATTCCCAGAATAATAAATCCGACAAATGATTTTGTATGAGACCAATGTTCTCCTATTACAAACATATCTCTTAGCATAAATAACGGCTCGATAA from Niallia sp. FSL W8-0635 carries:
- a CDS encoding FAD binding domain-containing protein, which codes for MAFEYIPASSIEQATKKYAEMKAQNKKPAYYAGGTEIITLRRINQLNVDFTIDVKQIAACNVHQVDEEYLVIGSCITLTDVEELNYFPLLTRVCKEIADRTARNKITVGGNICGHIFYREAVLPFLLTDSVFVLASENGIRTEYIHDVFEEQLLLQDGELLVQAFIEKKYLSQEYIAIKVRQHWETGYPLITVAALKIDGQIRVAISGLCTFPFRAFEVERIINNQTMNKEQRITLALNHLPSPILDDVEGSAEYRLFVLADLIEKIINRLEGV
- a CDS encoding DUF4021 domain-containing protein, which codes for MKNQDTKATNQQNQLGLDADEQEMNGLYGMAETNEEDALNKQNTQQKL
- a CDS encoding (2Fe-2S)-binding protein — translated: MTESGPNLVIVRLRVNEENHIAVIPPSKTLLATLRENLFLTGAKAGCFNGDCGACTTIIDGMPMKSCLMLAVEAQGKEIITIEGLKNSPLQEAFIEEFAFQCGYCTPGFIMNGHALLLNEANPSKVKIKEWLESNICRCTSYEEIEAAVYKAIAKQKK